A single Callithrix jacchus isolate 240 chromosome 4, calJac240_pri, whole genome shotgun sequence DNA region contains:
- the ENPP5 gene encoding ectonucleotide pyrophosphatase/phosphodiesterase family member 5, whose amino-acid sequence MTSKFLVVSFILAALSLSTTFSFQPDQQKVLLVSFDGFRWDYLYKVPTPHFYYVMKYGVHVKQVTNVFITKTYPNHYTLVTGLFAENHGIVANDMFDPVLNKSFSLDHMNIYDSKFWEEATPIWITNQRAGHTSGAAMWPGTDVKIHKSFPTHYMPYNESVSFEDRVAKIIEWFTSKEPINLGLLYWEDPDDMGHHLGPDSPLMGPVIADIDNKLGYLIQMLRKAKLWNSLNLIITSDHGMTQGSEERVIELDQYVDKDHYTLIDQSPVAAILPKEGKFDEVYEALTHAHPNLTVYKKEEIPERWHYKYNNRIQPIIAVADEGWHISQNKSDDFLLGNHGYDNALAEMHPIFLAHGPAFRKNFSKEAMNSTDLYPLLCHLLNITAMPHNGSFWNVQDLLNSAMPKVVSFTQSTILLPGSVKPVEYEQEGSYPYLIGVSLGSILVIVFFVIFIKHLIHSQIPALQDMHAEIAQPLLQA is encoded by the exons ATGACCTCAAAATTTCTCGTGGTGTCCTTCATACTTGCTGCACTGAGTCTTTCAACCACCTTTTCTTTCCAACCAGACCAGCAAAAGGTTCTACTAGTTTCTTTTGATGGATTCCGTTGGgattatttatataaagttccaACTCCCCATTTTTACTATGTTATGAAATATGGTGTTCACGTGAAGCAAGTTACTaatgtttttattacaaaaaCCTACCCTAACCATTATACTTTGGTAACTGGCCTCTTTGCAGAGAATCATGGGATTGTTGCAAATGATATGTTTGATCCTGTTTTGAACAAATCCTTCTCCTTGGATCACATGAATATTTATGATTCCAAGTTTTGGGAAGAAGCGACACCAATATGGATTACAAATCAGAGGGCAGGACATACTAGTGGTGCAGCCATGTGGCCCGGAACAGATGTAAAAATACATAAGAGCTTTCCTACTCATTACATGCCTTACAATGAGTCAGTTTCATTTGAAGATAGAGTTGCCAAAATTATTGAATGGTTTACATCAAAAGAGCCCATAAATCTTGGTCTTCTCTATTGGGAAGATCCTGATGATATGGGTCACCATCTGGGACCTGACAGTCCGCTCATGGGGCCTGTCATTGCAGATATTGACAACAAGTTGGGATATCTCATACAAATGCTAAGAAAGGCAAAATTATGGAACAGTCTGAACCTAATCATCACAAGTGATCACGGAATGACCCAGGGCTCTGAGGAAAGGGTAATAGAGCTTGACCAGTACGTTGATAAAGACCACTATACCCTGATTGATCAATCTCCAGTAGCAGCCATCTTGCCAAAAGAAG GTAAATTTGATGAAGTCTATGAAGCACTAACTCACGCTCATCCTAATCTTACTGTTTACAAAAAAGAAGAGATTCCAGAGAGATGGCATTACAAATACAACAATCGAATTCAACCAATCATAGCAGTGGCTGATGAAGGGTGGCACATTTCACAGAATAAGTCAGATGACTTTCTGT TAGGCAACCATGGTTATGATAATGCATTAGCAGAAATGCATCCAATATTTTTAGCCCATGGTCCTGCCTTCAGAaagaatttctcaaaagaagccatGAACTCCACAGATTTGTACCCACTATTGTGCCACCTCCTCAATATCACCGCCATGCCACACAATGGATCATTCTGGAATGTCCAGGATCTGCTCAATTCAGCAATGCCAAAGGTGGTCTCTTTTACACAGAGTACTATACTTCTCCCTGGTAGTGTCAAACCAGTAGAGTATGAGCAAGAGGGATCATACCCTTATCTCATAGGGGTCTCTCTTGGCAGTATTTTAgtgattgtattttttgtaattttcattaaacatttaattcACAGCCAAATACCTGCCTTACAAGATATGCATGCTGAAATAGCTCAACCATTATTACAAGCCTAA